A genome region from Schlesneria paludicola DSM 18645 includes the following:
- a CDS encoding ribonucleoside-diphosphate reductase subunit alpha, with product MLRAPHEWVVRKRDGRFVPFELSRIQNAISNAFRAELNLADGQPLEADVLNDVASVLKSVADDVAPLASQTNGVDVERIQDLVEMGLMSLGQYRVARRYIIYRAEHAKMRAIRGEAALIETRPAIHVVLDDGTRVPFDPRRVEKRLEEAARGLEEFVDVKSLADDVLRSVFDGISIGEIYRTQILAARSRIERDPAFDVVAARLMLNVIYKEVLGATPDARSLPKLHHDQFEHYVIDGIRAGRLSPELRRFDLERLAKAMEPKRDAQFHYLGLQAIYDRYLLHVGGRRIETPQYFWMRVAMGVALQEESREERAIEFYEMLSSFRFTSATPTLFNSGTPHPQLSSCYLSTVSDDLGHIFKVIADNAVLSKWAGGLGNDWTNIRATNAHIHGTNGRSQGVIPFLKVVNDAAVAVNQGGKRKGAVCSYLETWHLDIEEFLDLRKNTGDDRRRTHDMHTANWIPDLFMKRVRQNGSWTLFSPDEVSDLHDLYGKAFEERYVEYERLADAGEMLLFRRVSAAELWRKMLTRLFETGHPWITFKDPSNLRSPQDHVGVVHSSNLCTEILLNTSADETAVCNLGSINLAAHVVDGQLDLERLRATVKVAVRMLDNVIDINYYPTPEAANSNRRHRPIGLGLMGFQDALCKLRISFASEQAVEFADQSMEAISHAAILASATLAAERGAYGSYAGSKWQRGLLPIDTLDLLEAERGEQVPVQREGTLDWNVVRKAVAESGMRNSNVLAIAPTATISTIIGVSQSIEPAYKHLYAKSNLSGEFTQVNEILVAELKELGLWDAQMLDELKYFDGTLQNIGRIPLELRRRFLTAFEIEPKWLIECAARRQKWIDQGQSLNLYMAEPNGRKMQDMYFMAWEKGLKTTYYLRSLAATQVEKSTLDVNRFGVQPKWMKNRSSSSDIEIERSDETSSAVSAACRLDDPTCESCQ from the coding sequence ATGCTGCGTGCCCCTCACGAATGGGTTGTCCGTAAACGAGATGGTCGATTCGTCCCGTTTGAACTGTCGCGAATTCAGAACGCGATTTCGAATGCGTTCCGTGCAGAGCTCAACCTCGCGGACGGCCAGCCACTTGAAGCGGATGTGTTGAACGATGTGGCCAGTGTCCTGAAGTCGGTGGCCGATGATGTGGCTCCATTGGCCAGTCAGACGAACGGCGTGGATGTCGAACGCATCCAGGATCTTGTCGAGATGGGCTTGATGTCGCTCGGTCAGTATCGCGTCGCGCGGCGCTACATTATCTATCGTGCGGAGCATGCGAAGATGCGTGCGATTCGCGGTGAAGCGGCGTTGATCGAAACGCGTCCCGCGATCCATGTCGTACTTGATGATGGAACGCGCGTTCCGTTTGATCCGCGCCGCGTCGAGAAGCGATTGGAAGAAGCCGCTCGGGGACTTGAAGAATTCGTCGACGTGAAATCGCTGGCCGACGATGTCCTTCGGTCTGTCTTTGATGGAATTTCGATTGGTGAGATTTATCGGACACAGATCCTGGCGGCGCGTTCGCGGATCGAGCGTGATCCGGCATTTGATGTCGTCGCCGCGCGGCTCATGCTGAATGTGATCTACAAAGAAGTGCTGGGTGCGACACCCGACGCGCGATCACTTCCCAAGCTTCACCATGACCAGTTCGAGCACTATGTGATCGACGGAATTCGCGCGGGACGACTCTCACCCGAACTGCGTCGCTTCGACCTGGAACGGCTCGCCAAGGCGATGGAGCCCAAGCGAGATGCCCAGTTCCACTACCTGGGGCTGCAAGCCATTTACGACCGGTATCTGTTGCATGTCGGTGGCCGCCGCATCGAGACGCCGCAGTATTTCTGGATGCGCGTCGCGATGGGCGTGGCACTCCAAGAAGAGTCGCGCGAAGAACGAGCGATCGAATTCTATGAAATGCTTTCGTCGTTCCGGTTCACATCGGCGACGCCGACCTTGTTCAATTCGGGGACTCCGCATCCGCAACTGAGTTCGTGTTATCTCAGTACCGTCAGTGACGATCTCGGGCATATCTTCAAGGTCATTGCCGACAACGCCGTGCTTTCGAAATGGGCCGGCGGTCTGGGAAACGACTGGACGAATATCCGCGCGACGAACGCGCACATTCATGGAACAAACGGTCGCAGCCAAGGGGTCATTCCGTTCTTGAAAGTCGTGAACGACGCGGCGGTCGCGGTCAATCAAGGAGGAAAACGCAAGGGCGCTGTTTGTAGTTACCTGGAAACGTGGCACCTGGATATCGAGGAGTTTCTAGATCTTCGCAAGAATACAGGTGATGACCGGCGGCGTACGCACGACATGCATACCGCGAACTGGATTCCAGACCTTTTCATGAAACGCGTCCGTCAGAATGGATCGTGGACGCTGTTCAGCCCGGACGAAGTGAGTGACCTGCATGATCTGTATGGTAAGGCCTTCGAAGAGCGCTATGTCGAGTACGAGCGACTGGCCGATGCCGGAGAAATGCTGCTGTTCCGGCGCGTCTCTGCGGCCGAACTGTGGCGGAAGATGCTGACACGACTCTTCGAAACGGGGCATCCCTGGATTACGTTCAAAGACCCTTCGAATCTTCGCTCGCCACAGGATCATGTCGGAGTCGTGCACAGCAGTAACCTCTGCACGGAAATTCTGCTCAACACCTCGGCGGATGAAACGGCTGTTTGCAATCTCGGCTCGATCAACCTTGCCGCACATGTTGTGGATGGCCAACTGGATCTCGAACGATTGCGCGCGACGGTCAAGGTCGCGGTTCGGATGCTCGATAACGTCATCGACATCAACTACTACCCGACGCCCGAAGCGGCGAATTCGAACCGACGGCATCGCCCGATTGGGCTGGGCCTGATGGGCTTTCAAGACGCACTCTGCAAATTACGAATCAGTTTCGCGAGCGAGCAGGCGGTGGAGTTTGCCGATCAGAGTATGGAGGCCATTTCACATGCGGCGATTCTGGCATCGGCGACACTGGCTGCCGAACGCGGTGCGTACGGCAGCTATGCCGGATCGAAATGGCAACGAGGGTTATTACCGATCGATACTCTGGACCTGTTGGAAGCGGAACGCGGCGAACAGGTTCCCGTGCAGCGCGAAGGTACGCTCGATTGGAACGTCGTTCGCAAGGCCGTCGCGGAATCGGGCATGCGCAATAGCAACGTGCTGGCGATTGCGCCGACCGCCACGATTTCCACCATCATCGGTGTCTCGCAATCCATAGAGCCTGCCTACAAGCACCTTTACGCTAAAAGCAATCTATCAGGCGAGTTCACTCAGGTGAATGAAATCCTTGTGGCGGAACTGAAGGAGCTTGGCCTTTGGGACGCTCAGATGCTGGATGAGCTGAAGTATTTTGATGGAACGTTGCAGAACATCGGACGAATTCCGCTGGAACTGCGTCGGCGGTTCCTGACCGCGTTCGAGATCGAACCAAAATGGCTGATTGAATGCGCGGCACGGCGTCAAAAGTGGATCGATCAGGGGCAATCGCTGAATCTGTATATGGCCGAGCCCAACGGACGCAAGATGCAGGACATGTACTTCATGGCCTGGGAAAAAGGTCTGAAGACGACCTACTACCTTCGCAGTCTTGCGGCGACCCAAGTGGAAAAATCGACATTGGACGTCAATCGGTTTGGTGTTCAGCCCAAGTGGATGAAGAACCGCAGTTCGTCCAGCGATATCGAAATCGAACGAAGCGACGAAACCAGTTCGGCCGTTTCGGCTGCGTGCAGGCTCGATGATCCGACCTGTGAATCCTGTCAGTAG
- a CDS encoding flagellar biosynthetic protein FliQ, which yields MTAELAAELCQTALTLALIVGGPILLAALSTSLIVGMLQAATQMHDQTLAFIPKFVVMSLVILFLLPWGISRLTEYATDLIRGIPGSI from the coding sequence ATGACCGCCGAACTTGCCGCGGAGTTATGCCAAACGGCCCTGACGCTGGCGTTGATTGTCGGTGGCCCCATATTGCTAGCGGCCTTGTCGACAAGCCTGATCGTGGGAATGTTGCAGGCCGCCACTCAGATGCACGATCAAACGCTGGCATTCATTCCCAAATTCGTCGTCATGTCACTCGTCATCCTGTTTCTGTTGCCGTGGGGAATCAGTCGGCTGACGGAATACGCGACGGACTTGATTCGTGGGATTCCCGGTTCGATCTAG
- a CDS encoding flagellar biosynthetic protein FliO — protein MTEFPREQFAPGKRRLFMLMFPLAVGLIGIASVSAQDDSRFRSRETPRALPLPARVNGPSETSGKSKSISASNSLISTAVSLSLIVGALFVAGRWMKRNGFRGPQQLPDEALEVLGRRTLEPRASVHLVRLGSRVLLLGVGGDGVRTLSEIDDPVEVERLIRACDQESKSETLASVATKTVSRAMSSRSIPSAPRVLTILLGLGLIFLSTQVSHAQPARPGSVTTRLREQPKAIPESRVPKIQPASLEMQTGESSDSTSGISPQQLGASLKLVALMSVFSLAPSILMMTTCFVRFIVVLGLLRQALGTQHGLPSHVLSAICLFLTFLVMSPIWQRSYQEGIRPYTNPAPGEVVIDETTAIHRALKPVRGFMSEQIDMAGNADAVWMLLDYQQSPDPVDSESRSNRDSSPPESYDDVPFTVLAPAYLLSELKVGFLIGFQLFLPFLVIDLVVATILTSLGLTMMPPSTISMPFKLLLFVLIDGWFLTVGMLLESVRVA, from the coding sequence ATGACTGAGTTCCCACGTGAGCAGTTCGCACCAGGGAAGCGGCGACTGTTCATGCTGATGTTTCCCCTCGCAGTCGGATTGATCGGGATCGCGTCCGTTTCGGCGCAAGACGACTCCCGATTCCGATCGCGTGAGACGCCGCGCGCGCTGCCACTTCCCGCGCGAGTCAACGGGCCGTCAGAGACATCAGGAAAAAGCAAATCGATCTCCGCCTCAAACAGTCTGATCAGCACGGCCGTTTCATTAAGTCTGATCGTCGGAGCCCTGTTTGTTGCGGGGCGCTGGATGAAACGCAATGGATTTCGCGGCCCACAACAACTGCCCGACGAGGCCCTTGAAGTCTTGGGCCGCCGAACTCTCGAACCGCGTGCGTCTGTTCATCTGGTCAGACTAGGATCGCGCGTCCTGCTGCTTGGCGTCGGCGGCGATGGCGTCAGGACACTCAGTGAAATCGACGACCCGGTCGAAGTCGAGCGGCTGATCCGTGCATGCGATCAGGAATCTAAATCGGAGACGCTGGCAAGCGTCGCCACCAAAACCGTGTCACGCGCGATGTCGTCCCGATCGATTCCGAGCGCGCCGCGCGTGTTGACGATCCTGTTGGGTCTGGGACTGATCTTCCTATCGACGCAGGTGTCTCATGCCCAGCCCGCTCGTCCCGGCAGTGTCACGACGCGGCTACGCGAGCAACCGAAAGCGATTCCAGAGAGCCGTGTTCCTAAAATTCAGCCGGCATCGCTGGAAATGCAGACTGGCGAGTCCAGTGATTCAACCTCGGGGATCTCGCCCCAACAATTGGGCGCGTCTCTGAAGCTTGTTGCGCTAATGTCGGTTTTCAGTCTGGCTCCTTCGATCCTGATGATGACGACGTGCTTTGTGCGTTTCATCGTTGTGCTGGGGCTCTTGCGTCAAGCCTTGGGAACGCAGCATGGGCTGCCGAGTCACGTGCTGTCGGCGATCTGCTTGTTTCTGACGTTTCTCGTGATGTCGCCCATCTGGCAACGCAGCTACCAGGAAGGAATCCGACCTTATACGAATCCCGCGCCGGGCGAGGTCGTGATCGATGAGACGACAGCGATTCATCGTGCATTGAAACCTGTTCGAGGTTTCATGAGCGAACAGATTGACATGGCTGGCAATGCCGATGCGGTCTGGATGCTGTTGGACTATCAACAATCACCCGACCCCGTCGACAGCGAATCGCGATCGAATCGCGATTCCAGTCCGCCCGAAAGCTACGACGATGTTCCGTTTACGGTCCTGGCTCCGGCGTATCTGTTGAGCGAATTAAAGGTGGGGTTTCTGATCGGCTTTCAATTGTTTCTGCCGTTTCTGGTGATTGATCTGGTGGTGGCCACAATCTTGACCAGTCTGGGACTGACAATGATGCCCCCTTCCACAATTTCGATGCCGTTTAAATTGTTGCTGTTTGTCCTGATCGATGGTTGGTTTCTGACGGTGGGAATGTTGCTTGAAAGTGTGCGGGTCGCGTGA
- a CDS encoding flagellar biosynthetic protein FliR, protein MNELITQLLADPWGRLLLQYAALGGAEQALMFVLVASRLAGAFIVAPQLMPSSIPWTVRLGIVVILALLIAPLLVTSWTVIAEVELTAFSASMEGSLATATGMLCLIASEVGLGTLFGIGILTIMAGLRLAGELLDRHSGLGMGAIYNPEWSSGESAGGTLIQLLGIATFLLIEPIGGGEQILGCLIQSFRTIPAGCSWGSLSAIELLGGVVQFSLQFAIRVALPVIATMILVDLTLAFANRGVSSPANSSQLAIRACAGLAVLTVSTRAIPDLVSDATLVTVRLVSGIH, encoded by the coding sequence ATGAACGAACTGATCACCCAACTGCTCGCTGATCCCTGGGGGCGGTTGCTCTTGCAGTATGCGGCTCTTGGCGGTGCAGAGCAGGCGTTGATGTTTGTGCTGGTGGCGAGTCGGCTGGCGGGTGCATTCATTGTGGCGCCGCAACTGATGCCAAGCTCAATTCCCTGGACGGTGCGCCTGGGGATCGTCGTGATTCTCGCGCTGTTGATCGCCCCGTTATTGGTGACGTCGTGGACTGTCATTGCCGAGGTCGAATTGACGGCGTTCTCGGCTTCCATGGAAGGAAGTCTGGCGACGGCGACGGGGATGCTTTGTTTGATCGCCAGCGAAGTGGGACTTGGCACGCTGTTTGGGATCGGCATCCTGACGATCATGGCCGGACTTCGGCTGGCGGGGGAACTGCTGGATCGGCATAGCGGATTGGGAATGGGGGCGATCTACAATCCAGAATGGTCATCGGGAGAATCGGCTGGAGGAACACTGATTCAGTTGCTGGGGATCGCGACTTTTCTCTTGATTGAGCCGATCGGCGGCGGTGAACAGATTCTGGGGTGTCTGATTCAATCGTTTCGAACAATCCCGGCGGGATGCAGTTGGGGGTCGCTATCAGCGATCGAACTGCTCGGGGGGGTGGTTCAGTTCTCGCTGCAATTTGCGATTCGGGTGGCATTGCCGGTGATCGCGACCATGATTCTAGTGGATCTGACGTTGGCTTTTGCCAATCGCGGCGTTTCATCGCCGGCGAACTCATCGCAACTTGCCATTCGTGCCTGTGCCGGGCTGGCGGTGTTGACTGTCTCGACGCGAGCGATCCCCGACCTCGTTTCCGATGCGACTCTGGTAACCGTTCGATTAGTGAGCGGAATTCATTGA
- a CDS encoding 3-keto-disaccharide hydrolase: MKTTALRLSVLGVTLVLFNAMALTSFGDDEVHIAITDLSQVDADYHDQGEYAGPVMMNGYAYPIGVQVVALGGGQFNALVYRGGLPGNGYDGSPRTPLSGSRQGEQVILNGDNLVLILQTGFAAVVKNSAGDRLGFLQPVKRVSATQGATPPSDAIVLFDGHGTDRLKDAKVTPEGLLQVGTETKDVFQNFTLHGEFQIPYMPTARGQGRGNSGFYLQKRYEVQVLDSFGLELKFNDCASLYRFKTPDLNMSFPPLRWQTYDINFTAARFSADGQKCCKAQITVRHNGVVVHNQLALENKTGGGSVEGPNPLPILFQNHKNPVLYRNIWIVDHDKTGCPSPSYAMTSVPVCREHGCRAPTRWRHGR, from the coding sequence TTGAAAACGACCGCCCTGCGACTTTCCGTACTCGGTGTCACATTGGTGTTGTTCAATGCGATGGCGTTGACGTCGTTCGGTGACGACGAAGTTCACATTGCAATCACGGACCTTTCTCAAGTCGATGCCGACTATCATGATCAGGGCGAATACGCGGGCCCCGTCATGATGAATGGATACGCTTATCCAATCGGAGTTCAAGTCGTTGCCCTCGGCGGCGGGCAGTTTAATGCCCTCGTCTATCGCGGCGGTCTTCCTGGGAACGGATATGACGGTTCGCCGCGAACTCCGTTGTCGGGTTCACGTCAGGGCGAACAGGTGATTTTGAATGGCGACAATCTGGTTCTGATTCTGCAGACGGGATTTGCCGCGGTTGTGAAGAACAGTGCCGGTGATCGTCTGGGTTTCTTGCAACCCGTCAAACGCGTCAGCGCGACGCAGGGGGCGACACCGCCTTCAGATGCGATCGTGCTGTTCGACGGTCACGGAACCGACCGCCTGAAAGATGCGAAGGTGACGCCCGAGGGATTGCTACAGGTTGGAACCGAGACGAAAGACGTTTTCCAGAATTTCACACTGCATGGTGAATTTCAGATTCCTTACATGCCAACCGCTCGTGGTCAGGGACGCGGCAACAGTGGTTTCTATTTGCAAAAGCGATACGAAGTTCAGGTCCTCGATTCGTTCGGTCTCGAACTGAAATTCAACGATTGCGCATCGCTCTATCGCTTCAAAACCCCCGATCTGAATATGTCATTTCCACCGTTGCGATGGCAGACGTATGACATCAACTTTACTGCAGCACGATTCTCGGCCGATGGCCAGAAATGCTGCAAGGCCCAGATCACCGTACGTCACAACGGCGTCGTCGTGCACAATCAACTCGCACTGGAAAACAAGACCGGCGGCGGCAGCGTCGAAGGGCCGAATCCCTTGCCGATTCTGTTTCAAAACCACAAGAACCCGGTTCTCTACCGGAATATCTGGATCGTTGACCACGACAAAACGGGATGTCCATCGCCAAGCTATGCGATGACGTCCGTACCTGTCTGCCGTGAACACGGATGTCGAGCGCCAACGCGCTGGCGCCACGGCCGTTGA
- a CDS encoding Gfo/Idh/MocA family protein, whose translation MAASSSSSIRVGVVGAGDNTRRHHIPGLRAVPGVSVAGVVNRTPESTARAATELGIPKQFATWQALVTDPGIDAVVIGTWPNMHCAITCAALEAGKHVLCEARMARNVAEARQMQAVADAHPDRIAMVVPSPFGLPCDAEMLQLMRDRFIGELRELVVIGADDQFHDYSRFLHWRQDAEISGFNVLSLGIMHETLLRWVPAPIRVFAQTQTFEPVRPNPNGPGNRQVTVPDSVQVLTQLPGGARGVYHFSGIDLHGPGKQIHLYGSSGTVKVLFGAQERILIGRVGDAQLRELVAPANKIGGWRVEAEFIGAIRGEEPVTRTTFPSGVQYMEFTEAVARSAASGLPVDLPLL comes from the coding sequence ATGGCGGCCAGTAGTTCTTCTTCCATTCGGGTTGGCGTGGTTGGCGCGGGTGACAACACGCGACGTCATCATATTCCCGGTTTGCGAGCCGTTCCTGGTGTGAGCGTGGCGGGAGTCGTCAATCGGACTCCTGAGTCCACCGCACGCGCTGCAACGGAACTCGGAATTCCCAAACAATTCGCCACATGGCAGGCATTGGTCACCGATCCAGGTATCGACGCGGTGGTGATCGGCACCTGGCCGAACATGCACTGCGCGATCACCTGTGCTGCCCTGGAAGCAGGTAAGCATGTGCTGTGCGAAGCGCGCATGGCCCGCAATGTGGCTGAAGCTCGTCAGATGCAGGCTGTTGCCGACGCTCATCCAGACCGGATTGCGATGGTCGTTCCCAGCCCGTTTGGTCTGCCATGCGATGCCGAGATGCTGCAACTGATGCGCGATCGCTTCATTGGCGAGCTGCGCGAACTGGTCGTCATCGGTGCCGATGACCAGTTCCATGATTACTCGCGTTTTCTGCATTGGCGTCAAGATGCGGAAATCAGCGGCTTCAATGTGCTGAGCCTGGGAATCATGCACGAGACGCTTTTGCGATGGGTTCCCGCACCGATACGCGTGTTTGCCCAAACACAAACGTTCGAGCCCGTGCGGCCCAATCCGAATGGACCCGGAAATCGCCAGGTGACCGTCCCCGACAGCGTTCAGGTGCTGACTCAGTTGCCGGGGGGAGCGCGAGGGGTCTATCACTTCAGTGGAATCGATCTGCATGGTCCCGGCAAGCAGATTCATCTCTACGGCAGTTCAGGCACCGTGAAGGTGTTGTTTGGTGCACAGGAACGAATCCTGATCGGACGCGTGGGTGATGCGCAGTTGCGTGAGCTGGTTGCCCCCGCGAATAAGATTGGCGGCTGGCGCGTCGAAGCAGAATTTATCGGTGCCATTCGTGGGGAAGAGCCTGTGACCAGGACCACGTTCCCGAGCGGTGTGCAATATATGGAGTTCACCGAAGCGGTGGCACGTAGTGCCGCCAGCGGGTTGCCGGTCGATCTTCCATTGCTGTGA
- a CDS encoding DUF1559 family PulG-like putative transporter: MCSIEFHQSHANEKRTEVREALDRRGVQRDTRPRYVAGTSNGFTLVELLVVIAIISVLVAMLLPAVQQAREAARRTQCKNNLKQMGIAFHSYHEIFNCFPKGGYGGSLASSALYETANAKACRVVSWGIALLPHLDQSNLYQQWDFNQWYLQPNNQKLAQTMLSVFLCPSVNLPLLRANGDAVNSQPQYARSDYSGNWGERGVRCYPATNCQNNYSTLGDLSGNPRGTMMLQPNASFLSLTLGLRDMVDGTGYTTLVGEAPNAIFGTWASHKNVMDQSAGLNLSFARTSTWSSCVVTATQMTSANGTLGLLGCDVGHQDFHSYHTGGAHFLFCDGSVRFLSQSMNNVTFSAIFSYKGSEMISDGF, from the coding sequence ATGTGTTCGATTGAATTCCACCAAAGTCATGCCAACGAAAAAAGGACAGAGGTTCGAGAAGCTTTAGATCGTCGAGGCGTTCAACGTGATACACGGCCGCGATATGTTGCAGGTACGTCCAACGGTTTTACGCTGGTGGAACTGCTGGTCGTGATTGCCATCATTTCTGTGCTGGTGGCGATGCTGTTGCCAGCTGTGCAGCAGGCCCGTGAAGCGGCAAGGCGGACGCAGTGCAAAAACAATTTGAAGCAGATGGGGATTGCATTTCATTCGTATCATGAAATCTTCAACTGCTTCCCCAAGGGAGGTTACGGGGGAAGTCTCGCGTCATCGGCGCTTTATGAAACCGCCAATGCCAAGGCGTGTCGCGTCGTCAGTTGGGGCATCGCACTCCTTCCGCATCTCGATCAGTCAAACCTGTATCAGCAGTGGGACTTCAATCAGTGGTATTTACAGCCCAACAATCAGAAGCTAGCCCAAACGATGCTGTCCGTGTTTCTGTGCCCGTCGGTAAACCTTCCCCTTCTCAGGGCGAATGGCGACGCCGTCAACTCGCAACCGCAGTACGCTCGCTCAGACTACTCCGGCAACTGGGGCGAACGCGGTGTACGCTGTTACCCAGCCACGAACTGTCAGAACAACTACTCGACTCTCGGTGATCTTTCAGGAAACCCGCGCGGCACCATGATGCTTCAACCGAATGCGTCGTTCCTGTCGTTGACGCTGGGGTTGCGGGATATGGTCGATGGCACGGGCTACACGACGTTGGTCGGCGAAGCGCCCAACGCGATTTTCGGCACGTGGGCCAGCCATAAGAATGTTATGGATCAGAGCGCGGGACTGAATCTCAGTTTTGCACGCACGTCGACATGGAGCTCGTGCGTGGTGACCGCGACTCAAATGACATCAGCAAACGGGACGCTCGGGCTTTTAGGATGTGACGTCGGACACCAGGACTTCCACAGCTATCACACGGGGGGAGCACATTTTCTGTTCTGCGATGGTTCTGTGCGATTTCTGTCGCAGTCGATGAACAATGTGACCTTCTCTGCAATTTTCTCTTACAAGGGAAGTGAGATGATCAGCGATGGTTTTTGA
- a CDS encoding ribonucleotide-diphosphate reductase subunit beta, translating to MNTAVMSEATDSNEPRVVSGRVSAREKRLINCHQVDVNQLMPLKYQWAWEHYLNGCANQWMPTEVPMHKDIETWKSSKLSDDERRVILRNLGFFATAESLVGNNLVLAIFRHVTNAECRQYLLRQAFEEAVHSHTFLYIVESLGLNEGEVFNMYHEVPAIARKDALEMELTAEILDEGFSTDTFEGAQTFLKNLIGYFLIMEGIFFYTGFVMVLSFHRRNLMTGIGEQFQYILRDETIHLNFGIDLINGIRSENPELWTDEFQQAMIERVKHAVELEIEYARDVLPRGILGLNAELFRDYVQFIADRRLERIGLPTQYGSSNPFPWMSETIDLSKEKNFFETRVTEYQSASTLNWE from the coding sequence ATGAATACTGCTGTGATGTCCGAAGCGACTGATTCGAATGAACCTCGTGTTGTCTCGGGGCGAGTGAGTGCTCGAGAGAAGCGACTGATCAATTGCCATCAGGTCGATGTCAATCAATTGATGCCACTAAAGTACCAGTGGGCCTGGGAACACTATCTCAACGGCTGTGCGAATCAATGGATGCCGACAGAAGTGCCCATGCACAAGGATATTGAAACCTGGAAGTCGAGTAAGCTAAGCGACGATGAACGTCGAGTGATTCTGCGAAATTTGGGCTTCTTCGCGACCGCCGAAAGTCTGGTCGGTAACAACCTGGTCCTTGCCATCTTCCGGCATGTGACCAATGCCGAATGCCGGCAGTATTTACTGCGACAGGCATTCGAAGAGGCCGTTCACTCGCATACATTCCTCTATATCGTCGAGAGCCTGGGGCTCAACGAAGGGGAAGTCTTCAATATGTACCACGAGGTTCCTGCGATCGCCCGCAAGGACGCACTGGAGATGGAACTCACCGCCGAGATTCTTGATGAGGGCTTTTCGACGGACACCTTCGAGGGCGCGCAGACCTTTCTCAAGAATCTGATCGGCTACTTCCTGATCATGGAGGGGATCTTCTTCTACACTGGATTCGTGATGGTCTTGTCGTTTCATCGTCGCAATTTAATGACTGGCATCGGCGAGCAGTTTCAGTACATCCTTCGCGATGAAACAATTCATCTGAACTTTGGGATCGACCTGATCAACGGCATCCGTAGCGAGAATCCCGAGCTTTGGACCGACGAGTTTCAGCAGGCAATGATCGAACGCGTCAAGCATGCCGTCGAGCTGGAGATTGAATACGCCCGCGATGTTTTGCCGCGCGGCATTCTGGGATTGAACGCCGAATTGTTTCGAGATTATGTCCAGTTCATCGCCGATCGTCGTCTCGAACGAATTGGCCTTCCCACACAGTATGGATCGTCGAATCCGTTTCCCTGGATGAGCGAGACGATTGATCTTTCGAAAGAGAAGAATTTCTTCGAAACTCGCGTGACTGAGTATCAAAGCGCGTCGACTTTGAATTGGGAATAG